A single genomic interval of Labrus bergylta chromosome 18, fLabBer1.1, whole genome shotgun sequence harbors:
- the map7a gene encoding ensconsin isoform X2: protein MPGSIPSMAVQKKSVIPPSQGPLSTRTIEKGSQKKGNASERAGGNGTCVKPNSTAKKTVCSVIKSPKICNSASPRATAVANGQNVDERLKAARERREEHQKLLVSRELSRLEREQQARRYYEQQLKQRKKKLLEQRLKEERRRAAVEEKRKQRQREERERYESAVRRTLEKSQRAQLNLSQNSRGRKLTKNVPRRLPLTPWEKNLVSRLLTPTCSYLARSKSAACQSGEEVSFHSMNITNTTPSPKKPQHHSVPVQHRPSSSPSPNNRSINQTQFKAARKQEAKKKSSNSHSNPKSSAVNTIGKPAQVTQSRTASPSPERSPRRSISRHSTPLQLELPSVPEEDVTVCRSALAPGNSRPVRTPAEGQHEKMKDENPCLNLSDKVAEAVTRTAGDGTPQPPDVTCRTSGGTTDQEAASRLLAEKRREARLQREREEQERLQREEADRRSREELERKRSEERARQQAEAQRLIEEKKRREEEEQRRAEEERAQAMREAALLLKQREEEQAKEKAKAEQLKQERELLAQKEEAARQARKKRLEEIMRRTRRTDSPDTKSVPVRMLPNEAEPKENTQPAHNGTIEDAVKLPVGTKTSQLMPSNEEAMVPVVAFKERRSLRTLTGLEEIQTHQRAEVI, encoded by the exons ATGCCAGGCTCAATCCCCAGCATGGCTGTGCAGAAGAAGAGTGTCATCCCTCCATCGCAGGGACCACTTTCAACACGTACAATCGAGAAGGGGAGCCAGAAGAAGGGGAATGCATCTGAAAGGGCAGGAG GCAATGGCACCTGTGTCAAACCAAATTCAACAGCAAAGAAAACCGTCTGCTCTGTCATTAAGTCTCCCAAGATATGCAACTCAGCTTCTCCACGAGCAACTGCAG TGGCAAATGGACAAAATGTTGACGAGAGGCTGAAAGCAGCAcgggagagaagagaagagcacCAGAAGCTGCTCG TGTCCCGAGAGCTGAGCAGGTTGGAGCGGGAGCAGCAAGCCAGGCGATACTATGAACAACAGCTGAAGCAGCGCAAGAAGAAACTCCTGGAGCAGAGGCtcaaagaggagaggaggcgtgCTGCTGTGGAAGAGAAGCGcaagcagagacagagggaggagaga GAGCGATATGAATCTGCAGTGCGTAGGACGCTGGAGAAGAGCCAGAGAGCCCAACTGAACCTGAGTCAGAACTCAAGGGGAAGGAAGCTCACCAAAAACG TTCCTCGTCGCTTACCGCTGACACCATGGGAGAAGAACTTGGTCAGTCGCCTCCTTACCCCCACATGCTCTTATCTGGCCAGGAGCAAGAGTGCTGCTTGTCAGTCAGGAGAAGAAG TTTCATTCCACTCCATGAATATCACCaacaccaccccctcccctaaAAAGCCCCAGCACCACTCTGTTCCAGTCCAGCACAGACCATCTTCCTCACCAAGTCCAAACAACAGAAGCATCAATCAGACGCAG TTTAAAGCAGCGAGAAAGCAAGAAGCAAAGAAGAAGAGCTCAAACAGTCACTCTAATCCTAAATCATCTGCTGTTAACACCATTGGGAAACCAGCTCAAGTAACACAAAGTAGAACAGCCTCACCTTCACCTGAAAG GAGTCCACGAAGATCGATCAGCAGACATTCAACCCCGCTGCAGCTGGAGCTCCCGTCGGTCCCAGAGGAGGATGTTACTGTTTGTAGGTCTGCCCTTGCTCCTGGTAACTCGAGGCCTGTACGAACACCAGCCGAAGGTCAGCATGAGAAAATGAAGGATGAAAATCCATGTTTGAACCTGTCTGACAAAGTGGCTGAAGCTGTAACAAGAACAGCAGGAGATGGAA CTCCACAGCCTCCTGATGTCACTTGCAGGACCTCAGGCGGGACAACCGACCAAGAGGCAGCCTCGCGTCTCCTagctgaaaagagaagagaggccCGACTACAacgggagagagaggagcaggagcgCCTACAAAGAGAGGAGGCCGACAG GCGGAGTCGTGAAGAACTGGAGCGCAAGAGGTCAGAGGAGCGAGCGCGACAGCAGGCCGAGGCTCAGCGTCTCatagaggagaagaagagacgggaggaagaggagcagagacgAGCCGAGGAGGAGAGAGCCCAGGCTATGAGGGAAGCTGCCCTCCTGCTGAAACAG agagaggaggaacaagCCAAAGAAAAGGCAAAAGCAGAGCAGttaaaacaagagagagaacTCCTCGCACAGAAAGAGGAGGCAGCTCGACAAGCCAGGAAAAAg cGACTTGAGGAGATCATGCGGAGAACCAGGAGGACAGATTCTCCAGATACG AAATCTGTGCCGGTGAGGATGCTGCCAAATGAAGCCGAAccaaaggaaaacacacagcCTGCACACAATGGCACAATAGAAGACGCTGTCAAGCTGCCGGTGGGGACCAAGACCTCACAGCTCATGCCGAGCAATGAGGAGGCCATGGTACCTGTCGTGGCCTTCAAAGAACGCAGGTCTCTTAGGACCCTCACAGGCCTGGAGGAAATCCAGACTCACCAACGAGCAG aGGTCATCTGA
- the map7a gene encoding ensconsin isoform X3: MPGSIPSMAVQKKSVIPPSQGPLSTRTIEKGSQKKGNASERAGGNGTCVKPNSTAKKTVCSVIKSPKICNSASPRATAVANGQNVDERLKAARERREEHQKLLVSRELSRLEREQQARRYYEQQLKQRKKKLLEQRLKEERRRAAVEEKRKQRQREERERYESAVRRTLEKSQRAQLNLSQNSRGRKLTKNVSFHSMNITNTTPSPKKPQHHSVPVQHRPSSSPSPNNRSINQTQFKAARKQEAKKKSSNSHSNPKSSAVNTIGKPAQVTQSRTASPSPERSPRRSISRHSTPLQLELPSVPEEDVTVCRSALAPGNSRPVRTPAEGQHEKMKDENPCLNLSDKVAEAVTRTAGDGTPQPPDVTCRTSGGTTDQEAASRLLAEKRREARLQREREEQERLQREEADRRSREELERKRSEERARQQAEAQRLIEEKKRREEEEQRRAEEERAQAMREAALLLKQREEEQAKEKAKAEQLKQERELLAQKEEAARQARKKRLEEIMRRTRRTDSPDTKSVPVRMLPNEAEPKENTQPAHNGTIEDAVKLPVGTKTSQLMPSNEEAMVPVVAFKERRSLRTLTGLEEIQTHQRAEVI, translated from the exons ATGCCAGGCTCAATCCCCAGCATGGCTGTGCAGAAGAAGAGTGTCATCCCTCCATCGCAGGGACCACTTTCAACACGTACAATCGAGAAGGGGAGCCAGAAGAAGGGGAATGCATCTGAAAGGGCAGGAG GCAATGGCACCTGTGTCAAACCAAATTCAACAGCAAAGAAAACCGTCTGCTCTGTCATTAAGTCTCCCAAGATATGCAACTCAGCTTCTCCACGAGCAACTGCAG TGGCAAATGGACAAAATGTTGACGAGAGGCTGAAAGCAGCAcgggagagaagagaagagcacCAGAAGCTGCTCG TGTCCCGAGAGCTGAGCAGGTTGGAGCGGGAGCAGCAAGCCAGGCGATACTATGAACAACAGCTGAAGCAGCGCAAGAAGAAACTCCTGGAGCAGAGGCtcaaagaggagaggaggcgtgCTGCTGTGGAAGAGAAGCGcaagcagagacagagggaggagaga GAGCGATATGAATCTGCAGTGCGTAGGACGCTGGAGAAGAGCCAGAGAGCCCAACTGAACCTGAGTCAGAACTCAAGGGGAAGGAAGCTCACCAAAAACG TTTCATTCCACTCCATGAATATCACCaacaccaccccctcccctaaAAAGCCCCAGCACCACTCTGTTCCAGTCCAGCACAGACCATCTTCCTCACCAAGTCCAAACAACAGAAGCATCAATCAGACGCAG TTTAAAGCAGCGAGAAAGCAAGAAGCAAAGAAGAAGAGCTCAAACAGTCACTCTAATCCTAAATCATCTGCTGTTAACACCATTGGGAAACCAGCTCAAGTAACACAAAGTAGAACAGCCTCACCTTCACCTGAAAG GAGTCCACGAAGATCGATCAGCAGACATTCAACCCCGCTGCAGCTGGAGCTCCCGTCGGTCCCAGAGGAGGATGTTACTGTTTGTAGGTCTGCCCTTGCTCCTGGTAACTCGAGGCCTGTACGAACACCAGCCGAAGGTCAGCATGAGAAAATGAAGGATGAAAATCCATGTTTGAACCTGTCTGACAAAGTGGCTGAAGCTGTAACAAGAACAGCAGGAGATGGAA CTCCACAGCCTCCTGATGTCACTTGCAGGACCTCAGGCGGGACAACCGACCAAGAGGCAGCCTCGCGTCTCCTagctgaaaagagaagagaggccCGACTACAacgggagagagaggagcaggagcgCCTACAAAGAGAGGAGGCCGACAG GCGGAGTCGTGAAGAACTGGAGCGCAAGAGGTCAGAGGAGCGAGCGCGACAGCAGGCCGAGGCTCAGCGTCTCatagaggagaagaagagacgggaggaagaggagcagagacgAGCCGAGGAGGAGAGAGCCCAGGCTATGAGGGAAGCTGCCCTCCTGCTGAAACAG agagaggaggaacaagCCAAAGAAAAGGCAAAAGCAGAGCAGttaaaacaagagagagaacTCCTCGCACAGAAAGAGGAGGCAGCTCGACAAGCCAGGAAAAAg cGACTTGAGGAGATCATGCGGAGAACCAGGAGGACAGATTCTCCAGATACG AAATCTGTGCCGGTGAGGATGCTGCCAAATGAAGCCGAAccaaaggaaaacacacagcCTGCACACAATGGCACAATAGAAGACGCTGTCAAGCTGCCGGTGGGGACCAAGACCTCACAGCTCATGCCGAGCAATGAGGAGGCCATGGTACCTGTCGTGGCCTTCAAAGAACGCAGGTCTCTTAGGACCCTCACAGGCCTGGAGGAAATCCAGACTCACCAACGAGCAG aGGTCATCTGA
- the map7a gene encoding ensconsin isoform X1, which produces MPGSIPSMAVQKKSVIPPSQGPLSTRTIEKGSQKKGNASERAGGNGTCVKPNSTAKKTVCSVIKSPKICNSASPRATAVANGQNVDERLKAARERREEHQKLLVSRELSRLEREQQARRYYEQQLKQRKKKLLEQRLKEERRRAAVEEKRKQRQREERERYESAVRRTLEKSQRAQLNLSQNSRGRKLTKNVPRRLPLTPWEKNLVSRLLTPTCSYLARSKSAACQSGEEVVHICRRAVSFHSMNITNTTPSPKKPQHHSVPVQHRPSSSPSPNNRSINQTQFKAARKQEAKKKSSNSHSNPKSSAVNTIGKPAQVTQSRTASPSPERSPRRSISRHSTPLQLELPSVPEEDVTVCRSALAPGNSRPVRTPAEGQHEKMKDENPCLNLSDKVAEAVTRTAGDGTPQPPDVTCRTSGGTTDQEAASRLLAEKRREARLQREREEQERLQREEADRRSREELERKRSEERARQQAEAQRLIEEKKRREEEEQRRAEEERAQAMREAALLLKQREEEQAKEKAKAEQLKQERELLAQKEEAARQARKKRLEEIMRRTRRTDSPDTKSVPVRMLPNEAEPKENTQPAHNGTIEDAVKLPVGTKTSQLMPSNEEAMVPVVAFKERRSLRTLTGLEEIQTHQRAEVI; this is translated from the exons ATGCCAGGCTCAATCCCCAGCATGGCTGTGCAGAAGAAGAGTGTCATCCCTCCATCGCAGGGACCACTTTCAACACGTACAATCGAGAAGGGGAGCCAGAAGAAGGGGAATGCATCTGAAAGGGCAGGAG GCAATGGCACCTGTGTCAAACCAAATTCAACAGCAAAGAAAACCGTCTGCTCTGTCATTAAGTCTCCCAAGATATGCAACTCAGCTTCTCCACGAGCAACTGCAG TGGCAAATGGACAAAATGTTGACGAGAGGCTGAAAGCAGCAcgggagagaagagaagagcacCAGAAGCTGCTCG TGTCCCGAGAGCTGAGCAGGTTGGAGCGGGAGCAGCAAGCCAGGCGATACTATGAACAACAGCTGAAGCAGCGCAAGAAGAAACTCCTGGAGCAGAGGCtcaaagaggagaggaggcgtgCTGCTGTGGAAGAGAAGCGcaagcagagacagagggaggagaga GAGCGATATGAATCTGCAGTGCGTAGGACGCTGGAGAAGAGCCAGAGAGCCCAACTGAACCTGAGTCAGAACTCAAGGGGAAGGAAGCTCACCAAAAACG TTCCTCGTCGCTTACCGCTGACACCATGGGAGAAGAACTTGGTCAGTCGCCTCCTTACCCCCACATGCTCTTATCTGGCCAGGAGCAAGAGTGCTGCTTGTCAGTCAGGAGAAGAAG TTGTCCATATTTGTCGCCGTGCAGTTTCATTCCACTCCATGAATATCACCaacaccaccccctcccctaaAAAGCCCCAGCACCACTCTGTTCCAGTCCAGCACAGACCATCTTCCTCACCAAGTCCAAACAACAGAAGCATCAATCAGACGCAG TTTAAAGCAGCGAGAAAGCAAGAAGCAAAGAAGAAGAGCTCAAACAGTCACTCTAATCCTAAATCATCTGCTGTTAACACCATTGGGAAACCAGCTCAAGTAACACAAAGTAGAACAGCCTCACCTTCACCTGAAAG GAGTCCACGAAGATCGATCAGCAGACATTCAACCCCGCTGCAGCTGGAGCTCCCGTCGGTCCCAGAGGAGGATGTTACTGTTTGTAGGTCTGCCCTTGCTCCTGGTAACTCGAGGCCTGTACGAACACCAGCCGAAGGTCAGCATGAGAAAATGAAGGATGAAAATCCATGTTTGAACCTGTCTGACAAAGTGGCTGAAGCTGTAACAAGAACAGCAGGAGATGGAA CTCCACAGCCTCCTGATGTCACTTGCAGGACCTCAGGCGGGACAACCGACCAAGAGGCAGCCTCGCGTCTCCTagctgaaaagagaagagaggccCGACTACAacgggagagagaggagcaggagcgCCTACAAAGAGAGGAGGCCGACAG GCGGAGTCGTGAAGAACTGGAGCGCAAGAGGTCAGAGGAGCGAGCGCGACAGCAGGCCGAGGCTCAGCGTCTCatagaggagaagaagagacgggaggaagaggagcagagacgAGCCGAGGAGGAGAGAGCCCAGGCTATGAGGGAAGCTGCCCTCCTGCTGAAACAG agagaggaggaacaagCCAAAGAAAAGGCAAAAGCAGAGCAGttaaaacaagagagagaacTCCTCGCACAGAAAGAGGAGGCAGCTCGACAAGCCAGGAAAAAg cGACTTGAGGAGATCATGCGGAGAACCAGGAGGACAGATTCTCCAGATACG AAATCTGTGCCGGTGAGGATGCTGCCAAATGAAGCCGAAccaaaggaaaacacacagcCTGCACACAATGGCACAATAGAAGACGCTGTCAAGCTGCCGGTGGGGACCAAGACCTCACAGCTCATGCCGAGCAATGAGGAGGCCATGGTACCTGTCGTGGCCTTCAAAGAACGCAGGTCTCTTAGGACCCTCACAGGCCTGGAGGAAATCCAGACTCACCAACGAGCAG aGGTCATCTGA